From Jiangella mangrovi:
GTGTCCGCCCTTGACCAACGCCGCCGGACCCTTGGCATGCAGCTCGACGGCGGCAGCCGCGGCCTCGCCGGGGGCGACGGCGCCGACCCCGAGCAGTGCCGCGGTCTCGGGCAGGTTCGGCGTGACGACGGCGGCCAGCGGGAGCAGCCGGTCGCGGATCGCCTCGACCGTGGCGTCGTCGACCAGCCGGTCCCCCGAGGTCGCGACCATGACGGGGTCGACGACGAGGTTCCGCACGCCGTACCGGCGGGCGGCGTCGGCGACCGCCTCGACGACGTCCGGGCTGCCGAGCATGCCGGTCTTCACCGCCCGGATGTCGAGGTCCTCGAAGAGCGCGGAGAGCTGGTCTGCGACGAAGGCGCCCGGGATCGGCATGACGCCGGTGACGCCGCGGGTGTTCTGCGCTGTCAGCGCCGTGAGGACCGCCCCGCCGTAGGCGCCGAGCGCCGAGAACGTCTTGAGGTCGGCCTGGATGCCGGCTCCGCCGGACGGGTCCGACCCCGCCACCGTGATGATCGTGGGCGTCAACGCGCACTCCTTCCACCGGGAAGGGAGCGCCGACACGCACACACCGTCGGGCTCCCTGCGCCGGCATGACCCGGATCAGGTTCGGCGGGTGTGATCTCAGCCCTTGCGGGCACCCCGGCCGATCGGTTCTGCCGCCAGCCTATCCCGCGCTCAGATGCTGCGCGAAGAAGGCCGCGCTCCGCTCGATCGAGAGCTGCCAGTCGCCCTCGAAGGCGTGCGGCTCGCCCTCGTAGAGCTGCAGCGTGACGTCCTTGCCCGCGACGCGCAGGGCGGCGTCGGTGTCGAGGGCCCACTGCGGCGGGCAGGTCTCGTCGGCGGTGCCGTGGTGGATGAGGACGGGCTCGGTGACCCGGTCGAAGAACGTCACCGGCGAGACGCCCTGCCAGAACTCCGGGTTCGCCTCCGGCGCGCCGTACGCGCCGATGATCTGGTCGGTGAGGGCTTCCGAGCCCGGCTGGCCCCGGGTCCACTGGTCGAAGTTCTGGACGGCGTTCGAGCTCACCGACGCGTAGACGACCGCGGCGTCGACCAGCCCCGGCTGCACGACCAGCGTGTTCAGCGCGACGCCGCCGCCCATGGACCGGCCGAGCAGGCCGACCCGCTCGCCGTCGAGCTGCGGGATCGTGTCTGTGGCCGCGCGCACGGCGAGGACCGCGTTGACGACGTCCTCCGTGTAGCCCAGCCGCAGCCGCACCTCGTTCTCGGGGTCGTCGCTGGAACCGGCGTGGTTGCGGTAGTCGGTGTGCAGGACGGCGTACCCCTGGCGGGCGAGGTAGTCCTGCTCGCGCCGCAGCCCGCGCCCCGTCGTGTAGACGTCGGGGTCGATGTACCCGTGCGCCAGGACCAGCACCGGGAACGGCCCGGCGCCGTCGGGCAGGTTGAGGATGCCGCTGATGGTCAGGCCGGCGCTGCGGTAGGTGACGGCGTAGCGCGTGTAGGTGTCCGCGGTCTCGAGCACCTCGCCCAGCCGCAGGTCGCCGCCGTCGTACCCCTGCTGCATGAGGGCCGGCAGCGAGACCGGGTGCGGCGCGGGGGTCGGCGTGGGTGTGGGCGTCGGCGTCGGGGTCTCTGCCGGCGACGGCGTGAGAGTGGCGGTCGGCGACGGGGTGAGCGTGCGGCTGGGCGCGGCGCCCGGCTCGCCGCTGCCGCCGTCGCCGTCGCCGCGGCTGCAGGCCGCGAGAAGCAGGACCGCAGCTGCCGCCGTCGCCCGGAACGCCGTCACGGCTCCATTCTCCCCGCCGCGACCACCATGATGGGTCCATGGCGCGGACGTATCGCACGACGCTGGCCCGGCGGATCGGCAACACCGTCTTCACCGCGGCGCTGAGGACGGTCCCGGTGCCGGGGCCGTACGCCCTGCTCACGGTCCGTGGCCGGGTATCGGGACAGCCGCGGTCCACGCCGGTGCGGGTCATGGAGCACGACGGTCAGCGGTACCTCGTCGCGCCGTACGGCGAGGTCGAGTGGGCCCTGAACGCCCGGGCGGCCGGCGAGGTGTCGCTGCGCCGCGGCCCCCGCAGCCACACGCACGCCGTCGTCGAATGTGCGCCCGACGAGGCCGGCCCGGTCCTGCGCGCCTACGCGAAGGCCGAGCCGATCACCCGTCCGTACTTCGACGCCGCGCCGTCGGAGCCGCCCGAGGCGTTCGCCGCCGAGGCCGCGCGCCACCCGGTCTTCCGGCTGGTCTGAGCAGGGCTCCGACCAGGGCGCGCGGGCGTCAGGCGGCCTTGCGGAGGTCGGCGAGCACCTCGCGGCGGGTCTCGCGCGGGTCGATGCCGAGCCGCTCGAACACCGCCAGCGTCTGCTGGTCGTCGCTGCGCAGCAGGCCGAGCACGATGTGCTGCGTCCCGATGAAGCCGTCCTTCAGCGCCAGGGCCTCGCGCAGCGAGAGCTCCAGGGCCTTCTTCGCCCGCGGCGCGAACGGGATGTGCCCCGGCCCGCGCTCGGCCTTGCGCCGTCCGAACAGGCCGAACCGCTTGCCTCGGCCGGACTCGAGCGGCGCGTCGAGGGCGCCCTCGCCGAACGTCTCCTCGGCGCGCTTGCGCACCTCGTCGAGGTCGATGCCGAACGCCTTGAGCGCCTCGGTGTCCTCGTCGCCCAGGCCGTCGGCTCCGTCGCCGGCGACGGCGAGCACCGCGTCGCGGGCCTGGGCGGCCGTGACGCCGAGACGGGTGAGGGTCGTGACCCCGGGCGCCTCGGGCGTGCCGACCAGCGACAACAGCACGTGCTCTGTGCCGATCCAGCGGTGATGCAGCCCGCGCGCCTCGCGCTGTGCCCCGATGACGACCTCGCGGGCCTCGTGGGTGAACCGCTCGAACATTCCTACCTCCTTGCGTGTTTCTTGTGCACGGCCTGTCTGCTGACGCCGAGGGCGGCTCCGATCTCCTCCCACGACCAGCCCTGTTGGCGGGCGCTGTCGACCTGCAGGATCTCCAGCCGGTCCACCAGCCGGCGCAGCGCCGCGACCGCCCGCAACCCGACCCTGGGGTCGGCGTCGACGGCTCCGGTCGCCGCGTCGACCGCCTCTCGTGCCTCCGATCCGGTCATGCTGTCAACCTAAGCTGACAGATGGTGGGTTGTCAACTCGCGTTGACGACGGGGACTGTCGGTGGCGGGCGATACGGTCGCGGACGTGACCGAGCCCGCGTACCTGACCGCCACCCGTGCCGCCTACGACACCGTCGCCGAGTCCTATGCGTCGACCCTTCGCGACCATCTCGCGGGGGCGGTGTTCGACCGCGCGATGCTCGACGCGTTCGCCGGGTCGGTCGACGG
This genomic window contains:
- the thiD gene encoding bifunctional hydroxymethylpyrimidine kinase/phosphomethylpyrimidine kinase, whose protein sequence is MTPTIITVAGSDPSGGAGIQADLKTFSALGAYGGAVLTALTAQNTRGVTGVMPIPGAFVADQLSALFEDLDIRAVKTGMLGSPDVVEAVADAARRYGVRNLVVDPVMVATSGDRLVDDATVEAIRDRLLPLAAVVTPNLPETAALLGVGAVAPGEAAAAAVELHAKGPAALVKGGHAGGPDAVDVLADDDGMLELRVPRVPTANTHGTGCTLSSAIAVGLGHGRPLREAVRDAKTYLTDALLAADQLHIGTGHGPVHHFHAWWTPASEGTPA
- a CDS encoding alpha/beta fold hydrolase, producing MTAFRATAAAAVLLLAACSRGDGDGGSGEPGAAPSRTLTPSPTATLTPSPAETPTPTPTPTPTPAPHPVSLPALMQQGYDGGDLRLGEVLETADTYTRYAVTYRSAGLTISGILNLPDGAGPFPVLVLAHGYIDPDVYTTGRGLRREQDYLARQGYAVLHTDYRNHAGSSDDPENEVRLRLGYTEDVVNAVLAVRAATDTIPQLDGERVGLLGRSMGGGVALNTLVVQPGLVDAAVVYASVSSNAVQNFDQWTRGQPGSEALTDQIIGAYGAPEANPEFWQGVSPVTFFDRVTEPVLIHHGTADETCPPQWALDTDAALRVAGKDVTLQLYEGEPHAFEGDWQLSIERSAAFFAQHLSAG
- a CDS encoding nitroreductase family deazaflavin-dependent oxidoreductase, which codes for MARTYRTTLARRIGNTVFTAALRTVPVPGPYALLTVRGRVSGQPRSTPVRVMEHDGQRYLVAPYGEVEWALNARAAGEVSLRRGPRSHTHAVVECAPDEAGPVLRAYAKAEPITRPYFDAAPSEPPEAFAAEAARHPVFRLV
- a CDS encoding Clp protease N-terminal domain-containing protein, which produces MFERFTHEAREVVIGAQREARGLHHRWIGTEHVLLSLVGTPEAPGVTTLTRLGVTAAQARDAVLAVAGDGADGLGDEDTEALKAFGIDLDEVRKRAEETFGEGALDAPLESGRGKRFGLFGRRKAERGPGHIPFAPRAKKALELSLREALALKDGFIGTQHIVLGLLRSDDQQTLAVFERLGIDPRETRREVLADLRKAA